A genomic segment from Maridesulfovibrio ferrireducens encodes:
- a CDS encoding MBL fold metallo-hydrolase, whose translation MFFKQITTEGLGCYSYVIGCPAAGQMAIVDPKRDVQEYLDISREEGMRITHVINTHVHADHVGGEQELKSITGAELFIHENAKVAYPHTPLKEGDTITIGSAQLEFLHTPGHTPNAISILITDMMRGTDPWMILTGDLLFVGDIGRPDLPGNEILDQQVENLYHSLYVKLGKLPDYLEVFPAHGQGSLCGKGMSAKPSTTLGYERRNNPMLKFESFEKFKEVVLESFPARPKSFSHIIETNFKGAPLLERCPLDKAMNPERFKQIMDNGATIIDVRDAAGFGGFHIPGSINIGLEKQLANWVGMVVEPNADLLLVVNSKQDYDRMCLELHRIGYDNIFGYLLGGISSWLLAGYPVKSLAQKSTGDLREAMQDDREFLLLDVRTPGEWDAGHIKGAIHKPLTQVLEEGLKTDKDIPVIVMCGSGYRSNIVGSYLHNNGHKQVCSLAGGALAWSRSGNEMVK comes from the coding sequence ATGTTTTTCAAACAGATAACCACCGAAGGGCTTGGTTGCTATTCATATGTTATAGGCTGTCCCGCAGCAGGACAGATGGCGATTGTCGATCCCAAACGGGATGTGCAGGAGTATCTGGATATTTCCCGTGAAGAGGGAATGAGAATTACTCATGTGATAAACACACACGTTCACGCTGACCATGTAGGCGGAGAACAAGAGCTTAAATCAATAACCGGAGCGGAGCTATTCATACATGAAAATGCAAAGGTAGCGTACCCTCATACTCCGCTTAAAGAAGGCGATACCATCACTATAGGCAGTGCCCAACTCGAGTTTCTACATACTCCCGGACACACACCTAATGCGATATCTATTCTTATAACAGATATGATGCGCGGTACTGATCCGTGGATGATTCTTACCGGAGACCTGCTTTTTGTCGGCGACATAGGACGCCCGGATCTGCCCGGAAATGAAATTCTGGATCAGCAGGTGGAGAACCTTTACCATAGCCTTTACGTAAAACTGGGAAAACTCCCCGATTATCTGGAAGTCTTTCCAGCGCATGGGCAAGGTTCCCTTTGCGGTAAAGGAATGAGCGCCAAACCCAGTACTACTCTGGGTTATGAACGACGCAACAATCCCATGCTGAAATTTGAATCTTTTGAAAAATTTAAAGAGGTGGTGCTTGAATCATTTCCGGCCCGTCCAAAATCATTCAGCCACATAATTGAAACAAACTTCAAAGGAGCTCCTCTTCTTGAAAGATGTCCTTTAGACAAAGCCATGAACCCTGAAAGGTTCAAACAGATAATGGACAACGGCGCCACTATTATAGATGTACGAGACGCAGCCGGATTCGGAGGATTCCATATTCCCGGCAGCATCAACATCGGCCTTGAAAAACAACTTGCGAACTGGGTTGGAATGGTCGTTGAACCAAATGCAGACTTGCTCTTGGTAGTCAATTCAAAACAAGACTATGACCGTATGTGCCTTGAGCTGCATCGCATTGGATATGACAACATATTCGGCTACCTTCTCGGCGGCATCAGTTCGTGGCTGCTTGCCGGCTATCCTGTAAAAAGTCTTGCGCAAAAATCCACCGGGGACTTGCGGGAAGCTATGCAGGATGACCGCGAATTCCTTTTGCTTGATGTTCGAACCCCAGGGGAATGGGATGCAGGGCATATCAAGGGAGCAATTCATAAACCCCTTACACAGGTGCTCGAAGAAGGATTAAAGACAGACAAAGATATTCCGGTAATTGTAATGTGCGGATCGGGATATCGCTCTAACATTGTCGGCAGCTATCTCCATAATAATGGACATAAGCAAGTGTGTTCCCTTGCCGGAGGAGCTTTGGCCTGGAGTCGATCCGGAAACGAAATGGTCAAATAA
- a CDS encoding sigma-54 dependent transcriptional regulator has product MAEILIVDDDSQLRQSFEKLLKQEGHLVRVASSGEAGVAAVNESVPDLVIMDMRMSGITGLEAFRLMRETAPRMSVIIMTAYGTTETAIEATKMGAYDYILKPFDIPEMLALIHQALETSRRSKEHTATREQVSSATNQLLGSSRAMQKVYKSIGRVAATDALVLIRGESGTGKELVAQAIYKHSLRQEKPLLIINCVAIPDTLLESELFGYEKGAFTGANRSRAGRIEQAAGGTVFLDEIGDMPLNIQAKILRLLQEKQLERLGGGSSIPVDVRILAATNRDLEKAVADGEFREDLYYRLNVVTIRLPKLCERNDDVFELANHFLDRLSAEMEMHNPGLSEDGKEFLVTHEWPGNVRELSNAIQKALIFNRGAPITRDELTQVVGLSSDRHAPSDVSDDAFKAEIRQVLTKHAGENGFEMLMDYAGRLVVGEALEITGGNRTRAAKLLGMSRPTLSARIDKYGLRTHIKVN; this is encoded by the coding sequence ATGGCTGAGATCTTAATTGTAGATGATGATTCGCAACTTCGCCAAAGCTTTGAAAAGCTTTTGAAACAGGAAGGTCATTTAGTGCGTGTAGCCTCCTCCGGTGAAGCCGGTGTGGCGGCAGTAAACGAGTCGGTTCCTGATTTGGTTATTATGGATATGCGTATGTCCGGTATTACCGGTCTTGAAGCGTTTCGACTGATGCGTGAAACCGCTCCCCGTATGTCCGTGATAATTATGACTGCTTACGGCACAACCGAAACAGCTATCGAGGCCACCAAAATGGGGGCCTATGATTATATTTTAAAACCGTTTGATATCCCGGAAATGCTAGCCTTGATTCATCAGGCTCTGGAAACGTCTAGACGGAGCAAAGAGCATACGGCAACACGGGAACAAGTTTCGTCGGCAACGAATCAATTGCTGGGCAGCAGCCGTGCGATGCAGAAGGTCTATAAATCTATCGGACGGGTTGCGGCAACAGATGCGCTGGTACTTATCCGGGGGGAATCCGGCACAGGAAAAGAGTTAGTGGCTCAGGCTATTTATAAGCACAGTCTCCGTCAGGAAAAACCTTTGTTGATTATTAACTGTGTAGCCATTCCTGACACTTTACTTGAGTCTGAACTGTTCGGTTATGAAAAGGGCGCGTTTACCGGAGCAAACCGGAGCCGCGCAGGACGGATTGAGCAGGCCGCAGGAGGCACCGTTTTTCTTGATGAAATCGGAGATATGCCTCTAAATATTCAGGCTAAAATTCTTCGTTTATTACAGGAAAAACAATTGGAACGGCTGGGTGGCGGAAGTTCAATTCCGGTTGATGTTCGTATTCTGGCGGCAACGAATCGTGATCTTGAGAAAGCCGTGGCGGATGGAGAGTTTCGCGAAGATTTATATTACAGACTTAATGTCGTGACCATCAGACTTCCTAAGCTTTGCGAACGGAATGATGATGTGTTTGAACTCGCTAATCATTTTTTAGACCGCCTGAGTGCTGAAATGGAAATGCACAATCCAGGTTTATCAGAAGATGGCAAAGAATTTCTTGTAACTCATGAATGGCCCGGCAATGTCCGTGAACTTTCAAACGCGATACAGAAAGCCTTAATTTTTAATCGTGGCGCTCCTATAACGCGGGATGAGCTTACACAGGTTGTAGGGCTCAGTTCCGACAGGCATGCTCCTTCTGATGTCTCAGATGATGCTTTCAAGGCGGAAATTCGGCAGGTACTTACAAAGCATGCCGGGGAAAACGGGTTTGAAATGCTCATGGATTACGCAGGGCGTCTTGTTGTCGGGGAAGCTTTGGAAATCACCGGAGGCAACCGGACCCGTGCAGCAAAATTGCTTGGTATGTCACGTCCTACTTTGAGTGCCCGAATTGATAAATATGGTTTGAGAACTCATATTAAAGTTAATTAA
- a CDS encoding ATP-binding protein yields the protein MVDKTLSSSRGFSLRAKLLSLLIGLVVATLAVAGMTLWYVYATQDIFQHMEKSDISALLSAQGLEKELMAQQGLTTYYSLDHNEQWLVRLDKHNKQFEALLSKARDTNYLDEGRTILNSIDSDYLRYIHSRNEVVDLYKKNLNKEGVKLHRQIRTRFQSIYDLCEQYKQLHQKRIRLAAVNYKEQAKVLTVLSLVAVPLSALLAVWIGFILIKRILDPIYRLSRLEEKEMPDLLSGEMGALSERMQTLIDDVENAYDMLQHSRDQVEQSEKMATVGKLAAGMAHSIRNPLTSVKMRLFSLERSLDLDIIQKEDFDVISEEIRHLDTIIRNFLEFSRPPKLRPQVVSPSELVDSTLNLLSHRLESCGVVVTVCRKEKLPIVNADPEQFKEALMNLILNSCESMVDGGKISITEDSMTIAPYGKMATITVADNGPGIPASFKDDIFKPFYSTKEEGTGLGLSISNRIMIEHGGWLHLKDSESQGTSFVMALPLKEASTWLRS from the coding sequence ATGGTTGATAAAACACTCTCTAGTTCGCGTGGCTTCTCATTGCGTGCAAAATTATTATCGTTATTAATAGGTCTTGTTGTTGCTACGTTAGCTGTAGCCGGAATGACGCTGTGGTATGTTTATGCAACGCAGGATATTTTCCAGCATATGGAAAAGTCTGATATTAGCGCTTTGCTTTCCGCGCAGGGTCTTGAAAAAGAATTGATGGCTCAGCAGGGGCTCACAACTTACTATTCACTGGATCATAACGAGCAATGGCTTGTTCGTCTCGATAAACATAATAAGCAATTTGAAGCTTTGCTCAGTAAAGCCAGAGATACAAATTATCTGGATGAGGGAAGGACTATTTTAAATAGTATTGACTCCGACTATTTACGTTATATTCATTCCCGAAATGAAGTTGTCGATTTATATAAGAAGAATCTTAATAAGGAAGGAGTAAAACTGCATCGGCAAATTCGTACCCGTTTTCAGTCTATTTACGATCTTTGTGAGCAATACAAGCAATTACATCAAAAACGTATTCGGCTTGCTGCAGTCAATTACAAAGAGCAGGCAAAAGTTTTGACTGTTTTGTCTCTTGTTGCCGTTCCATTGTCCGCTCTATTAGCTGTATGGATTGGTTTTATTCTCATTAAGCGTATCCTTGATCCTATTTACCGCTTATCCAGACTGGAAGAAAAAGAGATGCCGGATCTTCTTTCAGGTGAAATGGGCGCGTTATCCGAACGGATGCAGACTTTAATTGATGATGTTGAAAATGCTTACGATATGCTTCAACATAGTCGCGATCAGGTTGAGCAGTCCGAGAAAATGGCCACAGTGGGCAAGCTCGCAGCAGGAATGGCGCATTCCATTCGCAATCCTCTGACTTCTGTGAAAATGCGTTTATTTTCACTGGAACGCAGTCTTGATCTTGATATTATTCAAAAAGAAGATTTTGATGTTATTTCTGAGGAAATCAGACATTTAGATACAATTATAAGAAATTTTCTGGAATTTTCTCGTCCTCCTAAACTTCGTCCTCAAGTGGTCTCTCCGTCTGAATTGGTTGACAGTACCTTGAATTTACTTAGTCATCGGCTGGAATCTTGCGGTGTTGTTGTAACTGTTTGCCGCAAGGAAAAATTGCCCATAGTGAATGCCGACCCTGAACAGTTCAAAGAAGCTCTTATGAATTTGATTCTTAATTCCTGTGAATCAATGGTTGATGGAGGTAAAATATCCATCACAGAAGATTCTATGACAATTGCTCCTTACGGCAAGATGGCAACTATAACGGTTGCGGATAACGGTCCCGGAATTCCTGCATCGTTCAAGGATGATATTTTTAAGCCGTTTTATTCTACTAAGGAAGAAGGGACAGGACTGGGTTTATCCATTTCTAATCGCATTATGATTGAACATGGCGGATGGTTACATCTTAAAGATTCGGAGTCGCAGGGGACTTCCTTTGTGATGGCTTTACCCCTGAAGGAAGCAAGTACATGGCTGAGATCTTAA
- a CDS encoding HDOD domain-containing protein: MVESLVESEVNIPVNAEVKEAADEYVEKLFSKSNNDFEVVEILKKMASERIYHDMISNPDEYKTKPHLASVERWDGTKPDGPRAFLKKKVVLPSLPQVLIQIQKVLNDSESSANDLAEVISMDPKLVAAILRLANSAMYSFRTEVDTPTRAVALLGFKQAGSLAVGTVSLSLFKRSKVAVLEPERFWKHSIACGIIAQEIARLANLGDPERFFVSGLLHDIGLYVIFESEKSLAVELLRIANQEGKSLYGAERKLLGFDHAILGGVIIKDWSFPKTLVVAAAGHHNPEKAQNDPDAGVVHIADYVARALGYDLGVSSVLGAVSEVVWDNLGISIDQFKELIPQFELLIDDIFEILKPE, translated from the coding sequence ATGGTTGAGAGTCTCGTTGAATCAGAAGTAAACATTCCCGTTAATGCTGAAGTTAAGGAAGCTGCTGATGAGTATGTTGAAAAACTGTTCAGTAAGTCTAATAATGATTTTGAAGTTGTAGAAATTCTTAAAAAAATGGCATCCGAAAGAATTTATCATGATATGATCAGCAACCCGGATGAGTATAAAACAAAACCTCATCTTGCATCTGTTGAACGTTGGGATGGAACGAAGCCTGACGGGCCTAGAGCTTTTTTGAAAAAGAAAGTTGTTCTGCCGTCTTTGCCTCAAGTTTTGATTCAGATTCAAAAGGTTCTTAATGATTCTGAAAGTTCAGCCAATGATCTTGCTGAAGTGATAAGCATGGACCCCAAGCTTGTCGCAGCAATTCTACGCCTTGCCAACAGTGCTATGTACAGTTTCAGAACTGAGGTAGATACCCCTACAAGGGCGGTTGCTCTGTTGGGTTTTAAACAGGCTGGGTCTTTAGCTGTCGGAACAGTGTCCCTCAGTTTGTTCAAGCGTTCTAAAGTAGCCGTTCTTGAACCTGAAAGATTTTGGAAGCACTCGATAGCTTGTGGGATTATTGCTCAAGAAATTGCCCGTTTGGCAAACCTCGGTGATCCAGAGCGTTTTTTTGTTTCCGGTCTTCTCCACGACATAGGGCTTTATGTTATTTTTGAAAGCGAGAAGAGCCTTGCTGTTGAGTTACTGCGTATAGCAAATCAAGAAGGAAAAAGTCTCTATGGTGCAGAAAGGAAATTGTTAGGCTTTGATCATGCCATTCTTGGTGGAGTTATCATTAAAGATTGGAGCTTTCCAAAAACTCTTGTGGTTGCGGCTGCCGGTCATCACAATCCTGAAAAAGCTCAAAATGATCCCGATGCAGGGGTTGTGCATATTGCTGACTATGTTGCCAGAGCATTAGGATATGACCTTGGAGTTTCGTCTGTTCTTGGGGCTGTTAGTGAAGTTGTATGGGATAACCTCGGGATAAGTATTGATCAGTTTAAGGAACTAATCCCTCAATTTGAATTACTTATTGATGACATTTTTGAAATATTAAAACCTGAGTAG
- a CDS encoding response regulator — protein sequence MQRTEVRILIVERNRRMRDFLRREFSRRNFIVEDAGNGNELFSKLDSDTPTHLVVLAVNTPEGLDGGLLQQLVTNYPNIPVILHSYLEELSEDPFLQKVAAMVEKSGNPENLTRMVSVVLKRYYPDLIEDDESENSYV from the coding sequence ATGCAAAGGACTGAAGTCAGAATTCTCATTGTAGAACGTAACCGCCGCATGCGGGACTTTTTGCGTCGGGAATTTTCAAGACGAAATTTTATAGTAGAAGATGCAGGTAACGGGAATGAGTTATTTTCGAAGCTCGATTCAGATACCCCGACTCATCTCGTTGTGCTCGCTGTGAACACTCCTGAGGGTTTGGATGGTGGGTTGCTACAGCAGCTTGTAACCAACTATCCCAATATCCCGGTTATCTTGCATAGCTACCTTGAAGAACTGTCAGAAGATCCATTTCTCCAAAAGGTAGCCGCTATGGTTGAGAAAAGCGGTAATCCGGAAAACTTGACTCGCATGGTTTCTGTCGTGTTGAAGCGATATTATCCGGATTTAATCGAGGATGATGAGTCGGAGAATAGTTATGTCTAA
- a CDS encoding alpha-keto acid decarboxylase family protein — protein sequence MSKTVISHLLQRLKEIGITDIFGVPGDYAFPVNDAICNDQELNWIGCCNELNASFAADGYARIKGCSALCTTYGVGELNALGGIAGAYAEHLPIFHIVGMPKHSILEGNNIMHHTLGNGEFDLFHKMVQPVVCASSILTPENSVSEIERLINAALTQKMPVYIGIPADFALMEIGCSKPHPISKQTSDAETLATVVQVIIDKIDNALSPVAVVGTLIGRYDLRSETQQIIEKAGLPFTSMFMGKGTLSESHPNFIGVYCGNLLAEDVCEIVEDSDLVISFGTIRSDINTGAFTIKINPIGEINIHPDHVHVGRATYENVLIQDVITALGKKIKVRKIKEKHQVQGLGNPQGAATAEITPESLYPRIEKFFRTGDIIMAETGTASMGLVTAKLPDEATFYNQTLWGSIGWATPAAFGAAVAAPDRRVILITGEGAHQLTVQEISQFGRFGLKPVILCLNNDGYLIERMLCEDPYIYYNDLAQWNYSKLPDAFGMTDWFAAKVVNNQQLDESLDIATKADSGSYIEIVTDKMAASEMALALNRIVVNGKGWKE from the coding sequence ATGTCCAAAACAGTCATATCGCACCTGCTCCAGCGTCTGAAAGAAATCGGAATCACGGATATTTTCGGGGTTCCGGGCGACTACGCCTTCCCCGTTAATGATGCCATATGCAATGATCAGGAACTAAACTGGATAGGTTGCTGCAATGAGCTTAACGCATCGTTTGCTGCGGATGGTTACGCCCGGATCAAAGGATGTTCAGCCCTCTGCACAACCTATGGAGTCGGTGAACTTAATGCCCTCGGCGGCATTGCCGGGGCTTACGCTGAACATCTGCCGATATTCCACATCGTGGGTATGCCCAAACATTCCATTCTTGAAGGGAATAACATTATGCATCATACCCTCGGTAACGGGGAGTTTGATCTCTTTCACAAGATGGTTCAGCCCGTAGTATGTGCAAGTTCAATCCTGACCCCCGAAAACAGTGTTTCAGAAATCGAACGACTTATAAACGCGGCCTTAACTCAAAAAATGCCCGTCTACATTGGTATTCCGGCTGATTTTGCACTGATGGAAATAGGCTGCTCCAAACCACATCCAATCAGTAAACAAACAAGCGACGCTGAAACTCTTGCGACAGTAGTCCAAGTCATCATCGATAAAATTGATAATGCTCTATCCCCTGTTGCTGTAGTTGGAACATTAATCGGTCGTTATGATTTGCGCAGTGAAACACAGCAGATAATAGAAAAAGCGGGACTCCCTTTCACCTCCATGTTTATGGGAAAAGGAACTCTGTCAGAATCTCATCCTAATTTTATCGGGGTTTACTGCGGCAACCTTCTTGCTGAGGACGTGTGTGAAATTGTCGAAGACAGTGATCTGGTTATCAGCTTCGGAACTATCCGGTCTGATATCAACACCGGAGCTTTCACTATAAAAATAAATCCTATCGGCGAAATAAACATTCATCCTGATCATGTGCATGTGGGACGCGCAACTTATGAAAACGTGCTCATACAAGATGTAATCACAGCTTTAGGTAAAAAGATAAAAGTGCGGAAAATTAAAGAAAAACATCAGGTCCAAGGTCTTGGAAATCCGCAAGGAGCAGCAACAGCTGAAATTACTCCTGAATCGCTATACCCTCGAATAGAAAAGTTTTTCCGCACCGGTGACATCATCATGGCTGAAACCGGCACAGCGTCTATGGGACTCGTCACAGCAAAACTTCCTGACGAAGCCACATTTTATAACCAGACTTTATGGGGTTCCATCGGCTGGGCAACCCCGGCGGCATTCGGGGCAGCAGTTGCAGCGCCTGACCGCAGGGTAATTCTTATAACCGGCGAAGGAGCGCATCAACTCACGGTTCAAGAAATAAGCCAGTTCGGCAGATTCGGTCTTAAACCCGTTATACTTTGCCTGAACAATGATGGTTACCTTATTGAACGCATGCTGTGCGAAGATCCATACATATACTATAATGATTTAGCACAATGGAATTATAGCAAGCTCCCTGATGCCTTCGGCATGACAGACTGGTTCGCAGCAAAGGTCGTAAATAATCAACAACTGGATGAGTCCTTAGATATAGCAACAAAGGCGGATAGCGGTTCTTATATTGAAATAGTAACGGACAAAATGGCCGCATCAGAGATGGCTCTTGCACTCAACCGTATTGTGGTTAACGGCAAAGGATGGAAAGAGTAA
- a CDS encoding YaiI/YqxD family protein: protein MHIWVDADACPNIIKEVLFKTAIRREIKMTLVANTSVATPSSPLIDSIRVSAGFNVADDEIARLTEAGDLVITADIPLADKIVTKGAIGLNPRGELYTVENIKGLLSMRNLMEELRTGGLASGGPAPLGPKDKQKFTNQLDKFLTQNLKS, encoded by the coding sequence ATGCATATATGGGTTGACGCAGATGCCTGCCCCAATATTATTAAGGAAGTGTTGTTCAAGACAGCTATACGGCGCGAAATTAAGATGACACTGGTTGCCAATACATCTGTTGCCACGCCTTCATCTCCGCTAATAGATTCAATCAGAGTTTCAGCCGGATTCAATGTAGCCGATGATGAAATTGCCAGACTGACAGAAGCGGGTGATCTCGTTATTACCGCAGACATCCCTTTGGCCGATAAAATAGTGACTAAAGGAGCTATCGGTTTAAATCCCAGAGGCGAGCTATACACGGTGGAGAATATCAAAGGATTATTAAGTATGCGCAACCTGATGGAAGAACTTCGTACCGGAGGTCTGGCTTCAGGCGGCCCTGCCCCTCTCGGCCCCAAGGACAAGCAGAAATTTACAAACCAGCTTGATAAATTTCTGACTCAAAATCTAAAAAGTTAA
- a CDS encoding desulfoferrodoxin family protein: protein MTSRRKFMAVSVAAVAGTLLAGGSASAEDELKFPYNVAFTQKHQGHWKGKAGSHVPEIEVTDTEIIITTPHPMSEKHYIVRHTLVDSKGNPIGAHTFAPTDKYAVSRYPRPSKGKKFYATSFCNLHDLWVEKFKI from the coding sequence ATGACCTCAAGAAGAAAATTCATGGCAGTGTCAGTGGCGGCAGTAGCAGGAACACTTCTGGCTGGCGGAAGCGCATCGGCGGAGGACGAACTCAAGTTTCCATACAATGTAGCCTTCACCCAAAAACACCAAGGTCATTGGAAAGGTAAAGCCGGAAGCCATGTTCCAGAAATAGAAGTCACTGATACGGAAATTATTATAACCACGCCGCATCCAATGTCTGAAAAACATTACATTGTACGCCACACTCTTGTTGATTCCAAAGGCAACCCGATTGGAGCTCACACATTTGCACCAACGGATAAATACGCTGTGTCCAGATATCCGCGCCCTTCAAAAGGAAAGAAATTTTATGCAACAAGCTTCTGTAATCTTCATGACTTATGGGTAGAAAAGTTTAAAATTTAA
- a CDS encoding NAD-dependent epimerase/dehydratase family protein, whose product MNKKTCLVTGCAGFIGSHLTQRLLDLGHFVVGVDNLFSGYVHNMSDFLDHPDFKFHEVSVVEKGLLESLKEAYPALDIIFQLAAIVSVPYSIEVPEFTMEVNFDATKRMLESSAKLGLSAFVFAGSAAEYGNEERLPVREEYATDEVMRLSPYGVAKYKSSSLIEKSGYGCSLRFFNIFGPRQDPTSQYSGVISRFVDFGLAGKNMVIFGDGTQSRDFLYVSDVVDSYLIAAGLDLEGRGPLTGIYNVGTGHGISVLQLAETVSTLTLAPSDVVFKPERAGDIKHSRADISKISVVGFSSSVSFEDGLKKTIEWAKSCK is encoded by the coding sequence ATGAATAAAAAAACATGTCTGGTTACAGGGTGTGCAGGTTTTATAGGAAGTCACCTTACTCAGCGACTGCTTGACCTAGGTCATTTTGTTGTGGGTGTAGATAATTTATTTTCCGGATATGTGCACAATATGAGTGATTTTTTGGATCATCCGGATTTTAAATTTCACGAAGTCTCTGTTGTCGAAAAAGGGTTGCTTGAAAGTTTAAAAGAAGCATATCCCGCGCTTGATATAATATTCCAGTTGGCGGCTATAGTGAGTGTTCCTTATTCTATTGAGGTTCCTGAATTTACGATGGAAGTTAACTTCGACGCGACCAAGAGAATGCTTGAGTCGTCCGCAAAGCTAGGGTTGTCAGCTTTTGTTTTTGCCGGTTCTGCCGCAGAATATGGCAATGAAGAGCGACTTCCTGTCCGTGAAGAATATGCGACTGACGAGGTTATGCGCTTAAGTCCATATGGAGTTGCGAAGTATAAGTCTTCTTCGCTGATCGAAAAAAGCGGGTATGGATGTTCTTTGCGTTTTTTTAATATCTTTGGGCCAAGGCAGGACCCGACAAGTCAGTATAGCGGAGTTATTTCAAGATTTGTTGATTTCGGTCTGGCTGGAAAAAATATGGTTATCTTCGGCGACGGCACTCAGTCTCGCGATTTTTTATATGTATCTGATGTTGTTGATTCTTATTTAATTGCTGCCGGACTTGATCTCGAGGGGCGTGGTCCTCTTACCGGAATTTACAATGTAGGAACTGGACACGGAATTTCAGTTTTGCAGTTGGCCGAGACTGTTTCCACGTTGACCTTGGCACCTTCTGATGTTGTTTTTAAGCCCGAAAGGGCAGGAGATATTAAACATTCTCGTGCAGATATAAGTAAGATTTCAGTAGTGGGATTTAGTTCTTCTGTATCTTTTGAAGATGGTTTAAAAAAAACTATTGAATGGGCAAAGTCCTGTAAATAG